A single genomic interval of Alligator mississippiensis isolate rAllMis1 chromosome 15, rAllMis1, whole genome shotgun sequence harbors:
- the UBAP2L gene encoding ubiquitin-associated protein 2-like isoform X2 produces MMTSVGTNRARGNWEQTQTQSQTQHKQRPQATAEQIRLAQMISDHNDADFEEKVKQLIDITGKNQDECVIALHDCNGDVNRAINVLLEGNPDTHSWEMVGKKKGVSGQKESGQTEPSEESKENRERDRDYSRRRGGPPRRGRGASRGRECMSPYFSRSCNYPGTGEDTSVRGQENGLDGGKSGGSSGRGTERGRRGRGRGRGGSGRRGGRFSAQGMGTFNPADYAEPASTEENYGNSNNNTWNNTGSFEPDDGTRLDFIGVEGANYPRKFDTAPGTIHPGAWRTATEEWGTEDWNEDLSETKIFTASNVSSVPLPAENVTITAGQRIDLAVLLGKTPSSLENESASLDSSQAPSLAQPLVFSNSKQSALSQPTSGNTFSHHSMVSMLGKGFGDVGEAKGSSTTGSQFLEQFKTAQALAQLAAQHTQPGGSTAASSWDMGSTTQPSALVQYDLKNQTDSSVHSPFTKRQAFTPTSTMMEVFMQDKQPVVTAPATAPPPPSSPLPNKTNPVPQMSPGSSDNQSSSPQPAQQKLKQQKKKASLTSKIPALAVEMPGSADISGLNLQFGALQFGSEPVLSEYESTPVTSASASQSQSSLFTSTASESSSTISSNQSQESGYQSGTIPTATYTSQNSAQGPLYEQRSTQTRRYPNSISSSPQKDLTQAKNGFSSVQPTQLQTTQAVEGATGPAVKSDSPSAPNIAPLSDAVSASSLLTTASQHSAALGSLSHSEELPSTTTTQLSSTLPTQQNSLSSSTSSGRTSTSTLLHTSVENEASLHSAASTFSTSSSTVSAAPPVVSVSSSLGSVSSLGLSLSSNSTVTASTRSSVATTSGKAPPNLPPGVPPLLPNPYIMAPGLLHAYPPQVYGYDDLQMLQTRFPLDYYSIPFPTPTTPLTGRDGSLSSNPYSGDLTKFGRGDASSPAPATTLAQPQQSQTQTHHTTQQTFLNPALPPGYSYTSLPYYTGVPGLPSTFQYGPAVFPVAPTSSKQHGVNVSVNASATPFQQPSGYGSHGYNTGVSVTSSNTGVPDISGSVYSKTQSFEKQGFHTGTPAASFNLPSALGSSGPINPATAAAYPPAPFMHILTPHQQPHSQILHHHLQQDGQLPYLQMILCCQRQQEDQSGTGQRSQGSSIPQKSQANKSTYNSYNWGAN; encoded by the exons ATGATGACATCGGTGGGCACTAACCGAGCCCGGGGGAACTGGgagcagacacagacacagagccAGACACAGCACAAGCAGCGGCCACAG GCTACTGCGGAACAGATTCGACTTGCACAGATGATTTCGGACCACAATGACGCTGACTTTGAGGAGAAGGTGAAACAA CTGATTGACATCACGGGCAAAAACCAGGATGAGTGTGTGATTGCTCTGCACGACTGCAACGGGGATGTTAACAGAGCCATCAACGTACTGCTGGAGGGGAATCCGGACACG CATTCCTGGGAAATGGTTGGTAAGAAGAAGGGTGTCTCGGGACAGAAGGAGAGTGGACAAACGGAACCCAGTGAAGAAAGCAAAGAGAACCGGGAAAGGGATCGGGATTACAGCCGGCGACGTGGCGGACCACCAAGGCGGGGCAGAGGCGCCAGCCGCGGGAGAGAGTGTATGAGCCCGTACTTCAGTCGCAGCTGTAACTATCCTGGGACAGGGGAGGACACTTCAG TTCGGGGCCAGGAGAATGGGCTGGATGGTGGTAAGAGTGGAGGATCTTCTGGAAGAGGCACGGAGAGAGGGAGACGAGGCCGTGGACGAGGCAGAG GTGGCTCTGGAAGGCGGGGGGGAAGATTTTCTGCCCAAGGCATGGG AACTTTCAACCCAGCTGATTACGCAGAGCCAGCCAGTACGGAGGAGAACTATGGGAATAGCAACAACAACACGTGGAACAACACTGGCAGCTTTGAGCCCGACGATGGCACGA gacTTGATTTCATTGGGGTTGAGGGGGCAAATTATCCCCGAAAATTTGACACTGCTCCTGGTACGATACATCCAG GTGCATGGAGGACAGCGACAGAGGAATGGGGAACAGAGGACTGGAATGAAGAT CTTTCAGAGACCAAGATCTTCACTGCTTCCAATGTGTCCTCAGTACCTCTGCCTGCAGAGAATGTAACAATCACAGCTGGACAGAG aaTCGACTTGGCAGTGCTGTTAGGAAAGACCCCCTCTTCTCTGGAGAATGAGTCAGCAAGCTTGGATTCATCAcaggccccttccctggcccagcCTCTGGTGTTCAGCAATTCCAAGCAGAGTGCTCTATCCCAGCCAACCTCTGGGAACACCTTCTCTCATCACAGCATG GTGAGCATGCTGGGGAAAGGGTTTGGAGACGTCGGGGAGGCCAagggcagcagcaccacaggCTCGCAGTTCCTGGAGCAGTTCAAGACCGCGCAGGCCTTGGCTCAGCTAGCGGCTCAGCACACCCAGCCAGGCGGGAGCACCGCTGCCTCCTCCTGGGACATGGGGTCCACAACGCAGCCCTCGGCCCTCGTGCAGTACG ATCTAAAGAACCAGACGGACTCCTCCGTCCACAGCCCCTTCACCAAGCGCCAAGCCTTCACGCCAACGTCGACCATGATGGAGGTGTTCATGCAGGACAAGCAGCCTGTGGTGACGGCCCCTGCAACGGCACCAccgcccccttcctctcccctgcccaacaAAACCAACCCAGTTCCCCAGATGTCCCCAGGGTCTTCAGACAACCAGTCCTCCAGTCCCCAGCCAGCGCAGCAAAAGCTCAAGCAACAGAAGAAGAAAGCCTCTTTGACATCAAAG attCCTGCACTTGCCGTGGAGATGCCTGGTTCAGCAGATATCTCAGGGCTAAACCTGCAGTTTGGGGCATTGCAGTTCGGCTCTGAGCCCGTGCTCTCAGAGTATGAGTCGACACCAGTGACGAGTGCTTCGGCAAGCCAGTCTCAGAGCAGCCTCTTCACCAGCACTGCGAG TGAATCTTCGTCCACGATTTCGTCCAATCAAAGCCAGGAGTCTGGTTATCAGAGCGGCACAATACCGACGGCAACGTATACCTCCCAGAACAGCGCTCAGGGACCACTGTACGAACAGAGATCCACCCAGACCAGGCGATACCCAAACTCCATCTCCTCCTCGCCCCAGAAAGACCTGACCCAGGCCAAG AATGGTTTCAGCTCTGTACAGCCCACGCAGCTACAAACCACGCAGGCCGTTGAAG GTGCTACAGGCCCTGCAGTGAAGTCGgattctccctctgcccccaacatCGCGCCTCTCAGTGACGCTGTCTCTGCATCGTCTCTGCTGACAACAGCCAGCCAGCACTCGGCAGCCTTGGGCAGCCTAAGCCACAGCGAGGAGCTTCCCAGCACGACCAccacccagctcagcag CACGTTACCCACGCAGCAgaacagcctctcctcatcaacATCCTCTGGGCGCACATCCACATCCACTCTTCTG CACACAAGTGTGGAGAATGAAGCGAGCCTCCATTCTGCTGCTAGCACTTtctccacctcctccagcacgGTCTCGGCTGCCCCACCTGTGGTCAGTGTCTCCTCCAGCCTCGGCAGTGTCAGCAGCCTGGGGCTCAGCCTCAGCAGCAACTCCACGGTGACGGCCTCAACGCGCAGCTCAGTTGCAACGACATCAG GAAAAGCCCCTCCCAACCTCCCTCCTGGAGTCCCACCGCTGTTGCCTAATCCGTACATCATGGCTCCAGGCCTGTTACACGCCTATCCG CCACAAGTGTATGGGTATGACGACTTGCAAATGCTTCAGACGAGATTCCCGCTG GATTACTACAGCATCCCATTCCCCACGCCCACCACCCCCCTGACGGGAAGAGACGGCAGCCTGAGCAGCAACCCGTACTCTG GTGACCTCACAAAGTTCGGCCGAGGTGatgcctcctcccctgctccgGCGACGACCCTGGCGCAGCCTCAGCAGAGCCAGACGCAGACACACCACACCACGCAGCAGACATTCCTCAACCCGGCCTTGCCTCCTGGCTACAGTTACACCAGTCTGCCATATTACACAGGGGTCCCTGGGCTCCCGAGCACCTTCCAGTACGGGCCTGCCGTGTTCCCT GTTGCTCCTACCTCTTCCAAGCAGCATGGTGTGAATGTCAGCGTGAATGCATCAGCAACCCCGTTCCAGCAGCCCAGCGGCTACGGCTCCCATGGATACAACACTG GTGTATCTGTGACATCCAGTAACACAGGAGTACCAGACATCTCGGGCTCAGTCTACTCCAAAACTCAG TCCTTTGAGAAGCAGGGATTTCACACTGGAACCCCAGCAGCCTCCTTCAACTTGCCTTCGGCGCTGGGCAGCAGCGGCCCCATCAATCCTGCCACAGCTGCGGCATACCCGCCGGCCCCCTTCATGCACATACTGACCCCACATCAGCAGCCCCACTCGCAGATCCTCCATCACCACCtgcagcaggatgggcag CTTCcatatttgcagatgatactgTGCTGCCAACGCCAGCAGGAAGACCAG AGTGGCACCGGACAGCGCAGCCAGGGCAGCTCCATCCCCCAGAAGTCCCAGGCCAACAAGTCCACCTACAACAGCTACAACTGGGGTGCCAACTGA
- the UBAP2L gene encoding ubiquitin-associated protein 2-like isoform X7, which produces MMTSVGTNRARGNWEQTQTQSQTQHKQRPQATAEQIRLAQMISDHNDADFEEKVKQLIDITGKNQDECVIALHDCNGDVNRAINVLLEGNPDTHSWEMVGKKKGVSGQKESGQTEPSEESKENRERDRDYSRRRGGPPRRGRGASRGRECMSPYFSRSCNYPGTGEDTSVRGQENGLDGGKSGGSSGRGTERGRRGRGRGRGGSGRRGGRFSAQGMGTFNPADYAEPASTEENYGNSNNNTWNNTGSFEPDDGTRLDFIGVEGANYPRKFDTAPGTIHPGAWRTATEEWGTEDWNEDLSETKIFTASNVSSVPLPAENVTITAGQRIDLAVLLGKTPSSLENESASLDSSQAPSLAQPLVFSNSKQSALSQPTSGNTFSHHSMVSMLGKGFGDVGEAKGSSTTGSQFLEQFKTAQALAQLAAQHTQPGGSTAASSWDMGSTTQPSALVQYDLKNQTDSSVHSPFTKRQAFTPTSTMMEVFMQDKQPVVTAPATAPPPPSSPLPNKTNPVPQMSPGSSDNQSSSPQPAQQKLKQQKKKASLTSKIPALAVEMPGSADISGLNLQFGALQFGSEPVLSEYESTPVTSASASQSQSSLFTSTASESSSTISSNQSQESGYQSGTIPTATYTSQNSAQGPLYEQRSTQTRRYPNSISSSPQKDLTQAKNGFSSVQPTQLQTTQAVEGATGPAVKSDSPSAPNIAPLSDAVSASSLLTTASQHSAALGSLSHSEELPSTTTTQLSSTLPTQQNSLSSSTSSGRTSTSTLLHTSVENEASLHSAASTFSTSSSTVSAAPPVVSVSSSLGSVSSLGLSLSSNSTVTASTRSSVATTSGKAPPNLPPGVPPLLPNPYIMAPGLLHAYPPQVYGYDDLQMLQTRFPLDYYSIPFPTPTTPLTGRDGSLSSNPYSGDLTKFGRGDASSPAPATTLAQPQQSQTQTHHTTQQTFLNPALPPGYSYTSLPYYTGVPGLPSTFQYGPAVFPVAPTSSKQHGVNVSVNASATPFQQPSGYGSHGYNTGVSVTSSNTGVPDISGSVYSKTQSFEKQGFHTGTPAASFNLPSALGSSGPINPATAAAYPPAPFMHILTPHQQPHSQILHHHLQQDGQSGTGQRSQGSSIPQKSQANKSTYNSYNWGAN; this is translated from the exons ATGATGACATCGGTGGGCACTAACCGAGCCCGGGGGAACTGGgagcagacacagacacagagccAGACACAGCACAAGCAGCGGCCACAG GCTACTGCGGAACAGATTCGACTTGCACAGATGATTTCGGACCACAATGACGCTGACTTTGAGGAGAAGGTGAAACAA CTGATTGACATCACGGGCAAAAACCAGGATGAGTGTGTGATTGCTCTGCACGACTGCAACGGGGATGTTAACAGAGCCATCAACGTACTGCTGGAGGGGAATCCGGACACG CATTCCTGGGAAATGGTTGGTAAGAAGAAGGGTGTCTCGGGACAGAAGGAGAGTGGACAAACGGAACCCAGTGAAGAAAGCAAAGAGAACCGGGAAAGGGATCGGGATTACAGCCGGCGACGTGGCGGACCACCAAGGCGGGGCAGAGGCGCCAGCCGCGGGAGAGAGTGTATGAGCCCGTACTTCAGTCGCAGCTGTAACTATCCTGGGACAGGGGAGGACACTTCAG TTCGGGGCCAGGAGAATGGGCTGGATGGTGGTAAGAGTGGAGGATCTTCTGGAAGAGGCACGGAGAGAGGGAGACGAGGCCGTGGACGAGGCAGAG GTGGCTCTGGAAGGCGGGGGGGAAGATTTTCTGCCCAAGGCATGGG AACTTTCAACCCAGCTGATTACGCAGAGCCAGCCAGTACGGAGGAGAACTATGGGAATAGCAACAACAACACGTGGAACAACACTGGCAGCTTTGAGCCCGACGATGGCACGA gacTTGATTTCATTGGGGTTGAGGGGGCAAATTATCCCCGAAAATTTGACACTGCTCCTGGTACGATACATCCAG GTGCATGGAGGACAGCGACAGAGGAATGGGGAACAGAGGACTGGAATGAAGAT CTTTCAGAGACCAAGATCTTCACTGCTTCCAATGTGTCCTCAGTACCTCTGCCTGCAGAGAATGTAACAATCACAGCTGGACAGAG aaTCGACTTGGCAGTGCTGTTAGGAAAGACCCCCTCTTCTCTGGAGAATGAGTCAGCAAGCTTGGATTCATCAcaggccccttccctggcccagcCTCTGGTGTTCAGCAATTCCAAGCAGAGTGCTCTATCCCAGCCAACCTCTGGGAACACCTTCTCTCATCACAGCATG GTGAGCATGCTGGGGAAAGGGTTTGGAGACGTCGGGGAGGCCAagggcagcagcaccacaggCTCGCAGTTCCTGGAGCAGTTCAAGACCGCGCAGGCCTTGGCTCAGCTAGCGGCTCAGCACACCCAGCCAGGCGGGAGCACCGCTGCCTCCTCCTGGGACATGGGGTCCACAACGCAGCCCTCGGCCCTCGTGCAGTACG ATCTAAAGAACCAGACGGACTCCTCCGTCCACAGCCCCTTCACCAAGCGCCAAGCCTTCACGCCAACGTCGACCATGATGGAGGTGTTCATGCAGGACAAGCAGCCTGTGGTGACGGCCCCTGCAACGGCACCAccgcccccttcctctcccctgcccaacaAAACCAACCCAGTTCCCCAGATGTCCCCAGGGTCTTCAGACAACCAGTCCTCCAGTCCCCAGCCAGCGCAGCAAAAGCTCAAGCAACAGAAGAAGAAAGCCTCTTTGACATCAAAG attCCTGCACTTGCCGTGGAGATGCCTGGTTCAGCAGATATCTCAGGGCTAAACCTGCAGTTTGGGGCATTGCAGTTCGGCTCTGAGCCCGTGCTCTCAGAGTATGAGTCGACACCAGTGACGAGTGCTTCGGCAAGCCAGTCTCAGAGCAGCCTCTTCACCAGCACTGCGAG TGAATCTTCGTCCACGATTTCGTCCAATCAAAGCCAGGAGTCTGGTTATCAGAGCGGCACAATACCGACGGCAACGTATACCTCCCAGAACAGCGCTCAGGGACCACTGTACGAACAGAGATCCACCCAGACCAGGCGATACCCAAACTCCATCTCCTCCTCGCCCCAGAAAGACCTGACCCAGGCCAAG AATGGTTTCAGCTCTGTACAGCCCACGCAGCTACAAACCACGCAGGCCGTTGAAG GTGCTACAGGCCCTGCAGTGAAGTCGgattctccctctgcccccaacatCGCGCCTCTCAGTGACGCTGTCTCTGCATCGTCTCTGCTGACAACAGCCAGCCAGCACTCGGCAGCCTTGGGCAGCCTAAGCCACAGCGAGGAGCTTCCCAGCACGACCAccacccagctcagcag CACGTTACCCACGCAGCAgaacagcctctcctcatcaacATCCTCTGGGCGCACATCCACATCCACTCTTCTG CACACAAGTGTGGAGAATGAAGCGAGCCTCCATTCTGCTGCTAGCACTTtctccacctcctccagcacgGTCTCGGCTGCCCCACCTGTGGTCAGTGTCTCCTCCAGCCTCGGCAGTGTCAGCAGCCTGGGGCTCAGCCTCAGCAGCAACTCCACGGTGACGGCCTCAACGCGCAGCTCAGTTGCAACGACATCAG GAAAAGCCCCTCCCAACCTCCCTCCTGGAGTCCCACCGCTGTTGCCTAATCCGTACATCATGGCTCCAGGCCTGTTACACGCCTATCCG CCACAAGTGTATGGGTATGACGACTTGCAAATGCTTCAGACGAGATTCCCGCTG GATTACTACAGCATCCCATTCCCCACGCCCACCACCCCCCTGACGGGAAGAGACGGCAGCCTGAGCAGCAACCCGTACTCTG GTGACCTCACAAAGTTCGGCCGAGGTGatgcctcctcccctgctccgGCGACGACCCTGGCGCAGCCTCAGCAGAGCCAGACGCAGACACACCACACCACGCAGCAGACATTCCTCAACCCGGCCTTGCCTCCTGGCTACAGTTACACCAGTCTGCCATATTACACAGGGGTCCCTGGGCTCCCGAGCACCTTCCAGTACGGGCCTGCCGTGTTCCCT GTTGCTCCTACCTCTTCCAAGCAGCATGGTGTGAATGTCAGCGTGAATGCATCAGCAACCCCGTTCCAGCAGCCCAGCGGCTACGGCTCCCATGGATACAACACTG GTGTATCTGTGACATCCAGTAACACAGGAGTACCAGACATCTCGGGCTCAGTCTACTCCAAAACTCAG TCCTTTGAGAAGCAGGGATTTCACACTGGAACCCCAGCAGCCTCCTTCAACTTGCCTTCGGCGCTGGGCAGCAGCGGCCCCATCAATCCTGCCACAGCTGCGGCATACCCGCCGGCCCCCTTCATGCACATACTGACCCCACATCAGCAGCCCCACTCGCAGATCCTCCATCACCACCtgcagcaggatgggcag AGTGGCACCGGACAGCGCAGCCAGGGCAGCTCCATCCCCCAGAAGTCCCAGGCCAACAAGTCCACCTACAACAGCTACAACTGGGGTGCCAACTGA
- the UBAP2L gene encoding ubiquitin-associated protein 2-like isoform X6, which produces MMTSVGTNRARGNWEQTQTQSQTQHKQRPQATAEQIRLAQMISDHNDADFEEKVKQLIDITGKNQDECVIALHDCNGDVNRAINVLLEGNPDTHSWEMVGKKKGVSGQKESGQTEPSEESKENRERDRDYSRRRGGPPRRGRGASRGRECMSPYFSRSCNYPGTGEDTSVRGQENGLDGGKSGGSSGRGTERGRRGRGRGRGGSGRRGGRFSAQGMGTFNPADYAEPASTEENYGNSNNNTWNNTGSFEPDDGTRLDFIGVEGANYPRKFDTAPGTIHPGAWRTATEEWGTEDWNEDLSETKIFTASNVSSVPLPAENVTITAGQRIDLAVLLGKTPSSLENESASLDSSQAPSLAQPLVFSNSKQSALSQPTSGNTFSHHSMVSMLGKGFGDVGEAKGSSTTGSQFLEQFKTAQALAQLAAQHTQPGGSTAASSWDMGSTTQPSALVQYDLKNQTDSSVHSPFTKRQAFTPTSTMMEVFMQDKQPVVTAPATAPPPPSSPLPNKTNPVPQMSPGSSDNQSSSPQPAQQKLKQQKKKASLTSKIPALAVEMPGSADISGLNLQFGALQFGSEPVLSEYESTPVTSASASQSQSSLFTSTASESSSTISSNQSQESGYQSGTIPTATYTSQNSAQGPLYEQRSTQTRRYPNSISSSPQKDLTQAKNGFSSVQPTQLQTTQAVEGATGPAVKSDSPSAPNIAPLSDAVSASSLLTTASQHSAALGSLSHSEELPSTTTTQLSSTLPTQQNSLSSSTSSGRTSTSTLLHTSVENEASLHSAASTFSTSSSTVSAAPPVVSVSSSLGSVSSLGLSLSSNSTVTASTRSSVATTSGKAPPNLPPGVPPLLPNPYIMAPGLLHAYPPQVYGYDDLQMLQTRFPLDYYSIPFPTPTTPLTGRDGSLSSNPYSGDLTKFGRGDASSPAPATTLAQPQQSQTQTHHTTQQTFLNPALPPGYSYTSLPYYTGVPGLPSTFQYGPAVFPVAPTSSKQHGVNVSVNASATPFQQPSGYGSHGYNTGVSVTSSNTGVPDISGSVYSKTQQSFEKQGFHTGTPAASFNLPSALGSSGPINPATAAAYPPAPFMHILTPHQQPHSQILHHHLQQDGQSGTGQRSQGSSIPQKSQANKSTYNSYNWGAN; this is translated from the exons ATGATGACATCGGTGGGCACTAACCGAGCCCGGGGGAACTGGgagcagacacagacacagagccAGACACAGCACAAGCAGCGGCCACAG GCTACTGCGGAACAGATTCGACTTGCACAGATGATTTCGGACCACAATGACGCTGACTTTGAGGAGAAGGTGAAACAA CTGATTGACATCACGGGCAAAAACCAGGATGAGTGTGTGATTGCTCTGCACGACTGCAACGGGGATGTTAACAGAGCCATCAACGTACTGCTGGAGGGGAATCCGGACACG CATTCCTGGGAAATGGTTGGTAAGAAGAAGGGTGTCTCGGGACAGAAGGAGAGTGGACAAACGGAACCCAGTGAAGAAAGCAAAGAGAACCGGGAAAGGGATCGGGATTACAGCCGGCGACGTGGCGGACCACCAAGGCGGGGCAGAGGCGCCAGCCGCGGGAGAGAGTGTATGAGCCCGTACTTCAGTCGCAGCTGTAACTATCCTGGGACAGGGGAGGACACTTCAG TTCGGGGCCAGGAGAATGGGCTGGATGGTGGTAAGAGTGGAGGATCTTCTGGAAGAGGCACGGAGAGAGGGAGACGAGGCCGTGGACGAGGCAGAG GTGGCTCTGGAAGGCGGGGGGGAAGATTTTCTGCCCAAGGCATGGG AACTTTCAACCCAGCTGATTACGCAGAGCCAGCCAGTACGGAGGAGAACTATGGGAATAGCAACAACAACACGTGGAACAACACTGGCAGCTTTGAGCCCGACGATGGCACGA gacTTGATTTCATTGGGGTTGAGGGGGCAAATTATCCCCGAAAATTTGACACTGCTCCTGGTACGATACATCCAG GTGCATGGAGGACAGCGACAGAGGAATGGGGAACAGAGGACTGGAATGAAGAT CTTTCAGAGACCAAGATCTTCACTGCTTCCAATGTGTCCTCAGTACCTCTGCCTGCAGAGAATGTAACAATCACAGCTGGACAGAG aaTCGACTTGGCAGTGCTGTTAGGAAAGACCCCCTCTTCTCTGGAGAATGAGTCAGCAAGCTTGGATTCATCAcaggccccttccctggcccagcCTCTGGTGTTCAGCAATTCCAAGCAGAGTGCTCTATCCCAGCCAACCTCTGGGAACACCTTCTCTCATCACAGCATG GTGAGCATGCTGGGGAAAGGGTTTGGAGACGTCGGGGAGGCCAagggcagcagcaccacaggCTCGCAGTTCCTGGAGCAGTTCAAGACCGCGCAGGCCTTGGCTCAGCTAGCGGCTCAGCACACCCAGCCAGGCGGGAGCACCGCTGCCTCCTCCTGGGACATGGGGTCCACAACGCAGCCCTCGGCCCTCGTGCAGTACG ATCTAAAGAACCAGACGGACTCCTCCGTCCACAGCCCCTTCACCAAGCGCCAAGCCTTCACGCCAACGTCGACCATGATGGAGGTGTTCATGCAGGACAAGCAGCCTGTGGTGACGGCCCCTGCAACGGCACCAccgcccccttcctctcccctgcccaacaAAACCAACCCAGTTCCCCAGATGTCCCCAGGGTCTTCAGACAACCAGTCCTCCAGTCCCCAGCCAGCGCAGCAAAAGCTCAAGCAACAGAAGAAGAAAGCCTCTTTGACATCAAAG attCCTGCACTTGCCGTGGAGATGCCTGGTTCAGCAGATATCTCAGGGCTAAACCTGCAGTTTGGGGCATTGCAGTTCGGCTCTGAGCCCGTGCTCTCAGAGTATGAGTCGACACCAGTGACGAGTGCTTCGGCAAGCCAGTCTCAGAGCAGCCTCTTCACCAGCACTGCGAG TGAATCTTCGTCCACGATTTCGTCCAATCAAAGCCAGGAGTCTGGTTATCAGAGCGGCACAATACCGACGGCAACGTATACCTCCCAGAACAGCGCTCAGGGACCACTGTACGAACAGAGATCCACCCAGACCAGGCGATACCCAAACTCCATCTCCTCCTCGCCCCAGAAAGACCTGACCCAGGCCAAG AATGGTTTCAGCTCTGTACAGCCCACGCAGCTACAAACCACGCAGGCCGTTGAAG GTGCTACAGGCCCTGCAGTGAAGTCGgattctccctctgcccccaacatCGCGCCTCTCAGTGACGCTGTCTCTGCATCGTCTCTGCTGACAACAGCCAGCCAGCACTCGGCAGCCTTGGGCAGCCTAAGCCACAGCGAGGAGCTTCCCAGCACGACCAccacccagctcagcag CACGTTACCCACGCAGCAgaacagcctctcctcatcaacATCCTCTGGGCGCACATCCACATCCACTCTTCTG CACACAAGTGTGGAGAATGAAGCGAGCCTCCATTCTGCTGCTAGCACTTtctccacctcctccagcacgGTCTCGGCTGCCCCACCTGTGGTCAGTGTCTCCTCCAGCCTCGGCAGTGTCAGCAGCCTGGGGCTCAGCCTCAGCAGCAACTCCACGGTGACGGCCTCAACGCGCAGCTCAGTTGCAACGACATCAG GAAAAGCCCCTCCCAACCTCCCTCCTGGAGTCCCACCGCTGTTGCCTAATCCGTACATCATGGCTCCAGGCCTGTTACACGCCTATCCG CCACAAGTGTATGGGTATGACGACTTGCAAATGCTTCAGACGAGATTCCCGCTG GATTACTACAGCATCCCATTCCCCACGCCCACCACCCCCCTGACGGGAAGAGACGGCAGCCTGAGCAGCAACCCGTACTCTG GTGACCTCACAAAGTTCGGCCGAGGTGatgcctcctcccctgctccgGCGACGACCCTGGCGCAGCCTCAGCAGAGCCAGACGCAGACACACCACACCACGCAGCAGACATTCCTCAACCCGGCCTTGCCTCCTGGCTACAGTTACACCAGTCTGCCATATTACACAGGGGTCCCTGGGCTCCCGAGCACCTTCCAGTACGGGCCTGCCGTGTTCCCT GTTGCTCCTACCTCTTCCAAGCAGCATGGTGTGAATGTCAGCGTGAATGCATCAGCAACCCCGTTCCAGCAGCCCAGCGGCTACGGCTCCCATGGATACAACACTG GTGTATCTGTGACATCCAGTAACACAGGAGTACCAGACATCTCGGGCTCAGTCTACTCCAAAACTCAG CAGTCCTTTGAGAAGCAGGGATTTCACACTGGAACCCCAGCAGCCTCCTTCAACTTGCCTTCGGCGCTGGGCAGCAGCGGCCCCATCAATCCTGCCACAGCTGCGGCATACCCGCCGGCCCCCTTCATGCACATACTGACCCCACATCAGCAGCCCCACTCGCAGATCCTCCATCACCACCtgcagcaggatgggcag AGTGGCACCGGACAGCGCAGCCAGGGCAGCTCCATCCCCCAGAAGTCCCAGGCCAACAAGTCCACCTACAACAGCTACAACTGGGGTGCCAACTGA